GGCGGCATCAAGCACCACCGATTTCGTCCCCCCTAGGCCGAGTTCTATTTCCGGCGGCGGCGACATCTCGGTTCGTAATGCAATGAACAGCATTCCCTGTTCTCGTCGCAACGCGATCGCCGCAGACGGTCCGCCAAGGTTGCTGACATCCACAAAATCACTTGCCGCAAACAAGGAGTGCGACGGCGGCGAGAACGTAATGTGCGCCGCTACCGATTGCTCGGGGGCTTTGGCAAGCTGTTCTAAGCGCACAATGCGTTGATTCGCCGAGTCGTAAACGACGACGCGATTACCTTGTACAGCGACATGGGTCGGGGAATCGAGCGTATCCAACGACTTCCCCGCCTGGTCAAGCTGCCCGAACTGGTCGATCACGCGATGACTCGCGGGATCCAGCAACAGTACGCGGTGTCGCTGGGTGTCAGAGACAGCCAGTTGGGTTCCATCGCTCTGAATCGAAATCGTATCGCCGAACGGCTGGGTCGAAGTCCCTGCAGGTCGATTCCAACGCTCCACCTCTTGCCAGGGCTGATCTCCATTCTGCGCGAACGCGACAACCTGACCTTCACTGGCGGCATACAATTTTCCTTGGGCGTAGGCCAAACTCGTACAGCCACGAAGCCTATCCAACTGAATCGGCTGCGGAGCCCCTGCGAGCCGTCCTTGGGACTGAAGGGGGATCTGGTATCCGGCGCCGTTCGATTTCACGACGATCATCCGCAACTCTCCCTTCTCTGTAGGAATGACGGCAGCACCGCGTAGTTGCTCGACGTCCTTTAGCCCCTTTAGGCCATCGGTCTCGTATTTTGACCATCCGTGTTCGTCGATAAAGGGGCCCGTCGCGAGGAACGGATTGGAGTGCCGCTGCTGCAGGACGCAGATTGATTTTCCATCCAGTGTGATCGGCTGGGCATGATTCTGCGAAGCAGGAGCGCCGATCGTGCGCGGCGCATCTGGCGTATCGTTCCAACGCCATGCTCCAAAATGGGTCCAGATATTCCCATCCTGATCGAGTCCCAGTCCCTGAATGTCGACGGCCGGGCCAATCCGTCGCACAAGACGAAATTTGCTTTGGTCTTCGTCCCACTTTGCGATCTGAATGATTCCTTCCATGCCGGTCACGGCAAAGAGATCGTCTTGAAGGGAGGTCATCCCCCGCCCTGTAGAAAGATCAGCGCTTTCCGGCAGGAATCCAATGAACGAGCCAGACGCTCCTCCGAGAACGACCCCAGGCGCAGGTTCCAATTGACTGTTGTAACGCTTGATCGTTCCATGCGAACTGTAGGCGTACCAATAGTCGCCCAGTCTCCGCGGTCGATCACCTCCGATCGGCTTCGGAAAGCCATCAACCGGTCGTCCAGACTTCCAGGCATGCATCCCTGCGCCTCGCCGCTTCGCGTAGATCGTGCCGTTTGGGCCGATATTGATTGAATCGATCGTTTCCGCAAACTTGACGATTGGTTCTCGCTGGCCGCTGTTGGGATCGAACCACTGCAGCTCGCCGCCGCTGGCAATCACCACTCGGCCATCTCTTGCGTTACACGACATTCCGTTGACTGAGGTAGCGACGCGTTGCGGCACTTCTCCCTGCTTTGCATCCACCGGCAACGTATAGACGGAACCTCTTAGCAGGAGGACTAACAGATCGCCCGAGAGTGCGAGAACATCATCGCGCGAGTTGGTGCGAGGAATCTCGAATGAGCCGAGAAGTCGACCATCGATCGAATAATGGGCTAAGCGACCATCGCCGGCTCGTTCCCATAGTCCCCCTTGCTGGTCTTGGACCACGCCCAGTCCATAGATCGCATGGTCGGCGAACCGGACTAATTCCGCCCCGGCTTCCCCCGAGTTACCTAGTACGCCGACGACACGCAAATCTCCCGCAGAGAGAGTTTGTGCATAGCAGACAACCAAAAGAAGCAAGGAGAAAAAGGGGCGAATCATCGGAGACTCGTGCAGGGAGGAAATTGAGGGAGGGAGAATCGGCGTTGTTCCTGTACGCAGGATGCGCGCAGGAACAACGCTCTTGGGATGTAGTGATACGCTGCGCGCTCGAAAGAGCCGCAGTGCAAATGGTTATCGACTCACCAAATCAAATTCATATTCATTGACGCCTGGCTGCACTTCCTTCTGGAGATCCGATTTGGAATTGTACTTGGCAGGAACCAATTCTGGCGCCGTTTGTCCATTTTCTTGCGAGATCGCGGTCGAAACTAAGACGCGATGACTGCCGATCAATGCTCCGGCGGCGGTTCCCGTATATTGCAACTCAAATACGCCGTTGGCGTCGGTTAATCCATAGGACGGACGACCTTGCGTGGGCTGGAATTGAACTTGGGCGTTAGGAAGCGGACTCCCATCAAGTTTGACGAGTCCTTTGACTTCCCCCAAGTCACTATTCGCGCCAGGGCCACAGCCAACGAGAGCGATCGTCGCCAGAACAATAAGTGCGATTGGGGCTTTCACGAGATACTCCAGTATCTTTCAAAGTATTCCATACGAAAAATTCGGTAACGAGAAGGACTCGTTGGGCGCCGTTTTGTCGAACCAAGCACGCAACGAGTAGATTTATATCCCAAGAGCTTTAGAACGCCGGAATCGCGTGACCATCTTCGATCCCAATCAGATACTCAAACACGCTATTCACCGATGTGTTGGTGTTTAAGTCGATCGTTTCGGGGATAAAATTGACCGACCCATCGAAGAAGACGAACTGGGCGCCGCCGGGATGTTGGCTGCCAAACGTCTTGCCGCGATCATTGTCTGTACCGCCGCTGAAGTTGATCGGATAGTAGCAGGAGCCGCCGATGTCAAACATAAAGTCTTCATTGTTCGTATCGGCGCTGCATGTTCCGATCCAGGTCGGCACGGTTCGATTCGCGGAATAGGCTGCCGTCTTTCCGTAGGAACGCTCGCCAACGGCAATCGTGTTGCTAGAGCCGTCCCCAATTTTCGCGAATCGGGTTTTGCTGTTGAGCCCAAATCCGCCGATCTCTTGGCCGATTTCATCTTTTTCGCGACCGGCCGTATTGTCGTGCGAAGCAACATAGCTGGCAGTTGCGAGAAAGTCGTCATCATCAATCTTCTCGGCGAAAAAATTGCGACCATGCTCAATCCCACTCACCTGTGCGTCAGCCGAACTACTGGGACAGAGAAAACTGGAAACAACCGTTGCGCAAGCGGCGGCCGATTCCGCCGGATAGGTCCCTTCGCCGATTCCGCCGAGTTCGTATAAAGCGCCCTGCTCGTGGAAAGGCAACAAAAAAGCGCACCAACCCCACGCTGTCTTACGAGTTGTGTCCATCGTCAACTGACCGGTCCCACCGCCTATCGAGCGGGTGTCTTCATAGGGAGACGTGTAGATAAACATCGGCGGGAACACGAGATGGGTATCGTGATAATTGTGCAGCGCCAGTCCCATCTGCTTAAGGTTGTTGGAACACTGAATTCGGCGAGCCGCTTCGCGCGCTTGTTGTACTGCAGGCAATAACAGGGCGATCAAAACGCCGATAATGGCGATCACAACTAGTAGTTCTACCAGCGTGAAGCCTGGACGCTTGGGATGCGATGATGAGCGAGACATAGTGACGAGAACTCCCGTAAAATTACGACGAAATGACAGTACGTGAATAAGAAAATGAAAGATAAGCGAGACATCCCCCAATGCACCAACAGAACCGCCCAGCCAGCAATTTAGACGAGCCGAAACGCAGGTTTCGACAGCGGAAGGGGGCAGAACGCCAATCCACGGTATTGGAATTCAAAATAGGCCTTTCCCGAGAAGTAAGAGGCGAAGTCAATAAACCGTCGCGTATGGCCTCCTCTTGCTTTTGTCGTACAACGGGGGATCCTGACCGCCAATTCGACAAAAAAGCTCAAATAATAAAAAAACGCTCGACTCTGTTCGTACGCAAATCGTTCCATCCATTTCACCCTTTTCTCTGTAGACGATTGCTGAACTCCAGCGAGCGGCGCTCAAGAAAGAATGTCAGGTTATCTCCATTACCGACAAATGCTTCATAGAAAGACGCGATAGCTTGTGTACGAATAGAAATGCGGTGGATGTGGATCAGCAAAAGCATCAAAGGTTTGCGGAACTGTTCGTCCGCAACGAGGCGGCCGTCTATCGCTACATCGTTAGCCTGATTCCCAATCGCGCCGATGCCGACGAGTTGTTCCAACAAACCAACCTCACGCTATGGACCATTTGGGATCGTTACGATCCTGATCGAGAATTTTTGTCGTGGGCGTTTGGCATCGCGCGAAATGAATTTCGGAATTTCATCCGACGAAGAAAAAATAGGCATTGTGAGTTGACTGACGATGTGATCGCCGAACTGACCGAACGGCGTCTTCGTGAACAAGAACATTTAGTAGAACAGCAAGAAACGCTGAACGACTGCCTGGAAAAGCTGCCGTCGAAACAGCGTGATCTCATTCACCTTTGTTATGGAAGCGAGGCGTCCATGAAGGTTGTCGCGAAACAGCGGGGACAATCCCCCGATGCGCTCTACAAAGCTTTACAGCGTATTCGCGACCTGTTGTACGATTGCGTCCAACGGAACCTCGTCTTGGCAAGTCGATCATGAGCAAATTTAATCCGCACTCTTCCGATGAACTGATGAGCCTCGCTCGCGGCTATTGCGATGAGCGACTGGATGCTGCGCAGGTGCGCCGTCTTGAGGAATTACTTCGGGAGAACCCAGAGAACCAGCGGCGCTTTATCGGTTATCTCGATCTACATGCTCGCCTTTGCTGGGAGGCGCGTAGCGGCGAGCCGATTCTCGCAGAGCCTCATGAGCCGAAACTGACGGCGCCTCCTTCATCCGCGCTTCCCCGAGCAGTCTGGTTCTCGGCGGCCATCGCGCTAACGCTGTTGATGGGCTTCGTTGGGTGGACGTTTCGCATCCATCCCACAGCGCCTCCGATGCAAGCGATCGGCTTGGCGACCGTTGTTCGCGCCGTCGGACGCTGGGGAGACGATCTAGAAACGATTCGGCCCGGCCTCAAACTCGAAAGTGGGATCTTCGAGTTATCGCAAGGCGTTGTCGAATTGGCGTGGCCTTCTGGGGTTCGCATGATCCTTGAATCGCCGGCTCGCCTGGAACTGGTCGATCATCAAAAAGCAATTTTGCATACGGGACGCGTGGTGACTCGAGTCCCACCGAGCGGAGCCGGTTTTGTGATCGAAACCGAACGCGTTCGCCTAGTCGATTTCGGAACCGAGTTCGGCGTCTCGGTCGGATTGAGCGGTTCGACGGACGTTCAAGTCTACGAAGGAGCGGTTGACGCCTATTCTCACGTGGTCAATGACCAAGTCCCGCAAGACAACCGCTTGCATGCCGGCGAAGCGTATTCGTTCGATAAAACGTCTCGCCCATTGCCATTCGCTCCGGAAAGATTTCTTCGCACCTTTCCCCAAACGCCGCCTAAGACCAAATCCGAACTCGCCTACAATCACAGCGAAATCGAAATGATCCATGTCCGTCTTGCGGACCAACCTCCGGTCATTGACGGCGATCTAGCAGATTGGGATCTATCCGCAGCGTTCACCACCGCGTGTATCGAACCCTATGCGGCGACCTACCACGCGGAAGGAATGATTCGGTATGACGATCAACGGATTTACATCGCGATGCATATTGCAGATCCCGCACCGATGGCCAGCATGACAGATCCAGAGAAAGAGCCGGACTTCTTTTGGACCGGGGGGAGCGTCGTGCTGCGTGTTGGCGCCGACAACCAACTGGGCTGGCCGCTTAATGCGTCAAAACCGGGAACTCCTTTGCAGGGCCGCCAACGCGACCCGGCGAAAGATGCGAGCCATCAAGTCGTTCACATCGGCATGTGGTACTCAAAACCGAAAGACGCGTCGCAATTAATACTGCAATACGGCATCAGGTGTGACGAGCAAGTTCTTACCTCGGAGGGCTGGCAAGGCGCATTCCAACGCGATGCCGACGGCCTTGGCTACACCTTGGAATATGCAATCGACTACGAACTGCTCCATGCCAGTCCGCCTCAGCCCGGCGACGTATGGCCTTCCACATTGGCGATTCACTGGAGCGACCAGGAAGGTCGGACCTGCATGGGACGGCTGCTCGACATCACGCATCAAAGTCAAACTCCTTTTCGAACGTTCGACGCTGCGACCTGGGGCAAACTCGTTTTCGACCCATAACGCATCACGGCTTTTCCATTCAAACGCTTTTCGTCCCAGCCTCGCGACTGGCCGTCCATTGTGCATGCGCTCCTTGATCGTGCGGCCCGACCTTTTGCATCGCAATAGAGAATGAGATGACACGCAAAACTGCGATTGCTTTCCTGACTGCACTATCTCTGCTGACTATAGGTAGATCATTGGCCGCCGCAGCGCCAAACTTCAAGCAGGATATCGCGCCTTACCTCCAAGCCAATTGCATCCACTGTCATGGACCGAAAACGCAAGAGGGCGAGTTCCGTATCGACACGCTTTCGCCCAACATCGGGTACGAAAGCACTCCGCAATGGGCCGAGATCATGCAGCGAATCACATCGGGAGAAATGCCGCCTGAAGATGCGGAAAATCTGCCGTCGGCTCAAGAAAGCGCCCAGATTGTCGAGTGGCTAGCAGCACGAATCGAAGAAGGAGAAGCGGCTCGCATGGCGCAACGGGGCCGCGTCACTTACAACCGTCTGACGCGGGACGAGTATGTGAACACGGTTCGCGACTTAATCGGCGTCCACTTTGACGCGACCGATCCCGGCGGCTTTCCAGCAGACCCGCAGTGGCGCGGCATCCAACGCATCGGTTCGATCCTGACGCTCGCGCCGTCCAATATCGAAAAATATCTCCTCGCCGCCGAAACGATTCTGAGCGAAGCCTATCCCCAGAAAGAAGCGGAGTTTATTGACGTGACTCGTCGCGCCGTACCTGACGGACGGATCAGCAAAGAGCACAAAGAGCGACTAAGCAAGCTTGGACAGCTTGACAAAGTTCGCTACGAGATGTGGGCAGGAGATCTCTATCGCGACTCCAACTTCAAACGTCTTCCTGCGCCCGGCATCTACGAAATGAGTATCAAGCTCAGCGGGCTGAAGCCGGAAGGAGGGCGCGCACCGCGACTGTATGTATACGAGAATTCGCTCGATCGCGTTCTCTTCGAGCACGATATTATTGCACCGGAAGAAGAGCCGATCACGGTGACCTTCCGCGCTCACCTGCCTGCAGGAAATCCTAGCGTTCATATCATCAACGAAATTCCGGGCTTGTCCACGAACTTTCGTTCAGGTCGACACGGCGGCAGGCCCTTTGTCAGCATCAAAGATGGCCGCTTACCGTGGCAGATGAAGCTGACCGACGGCGCAGGAAAACCGCTGCATCCATTCCTGATTCTCGATTCCATTTCGTGGCGCGGTCCCTTCATTACCGAGCAGGAGCAGCGCCGCCGCGAAGAGTATTGGCCTGCCGAAGAAGGTAATCTGCATCACGTTCGTGAAGGTCTGCGCAACCTAGCTCAGCGGGCCTTCCGGCGGCCGGTGTCTGAGTTAGAGATCGATACGTACATGAGGATCGTCCAGGCCGAGCTCGACGCCGGTGAACAGTTTTCGGATGCCGTCAAAGCCGGCATGTTAACCATCCTATGCTCAAAAAGCTTTCTGTATATCGCCGAAGGAGATGAAGCCAAGGTTCGACATACGTTAAACGACTGGGAAATCGCTTCTCGCCTTTCCTACTTATTCTGGAGCACGATGCCGGATGACGAGCTGTTTCAGCTGGCCGAAGCGAGAAAGCTGCAAGATAAAGCAGAGCTTCGTCGCCAGGTAAAACGCATGCTAGCCGATCCCAAGGCGGACCGTTTCTGCGAGTCATTCCCTCAGCAGTGGCTTCAGCTTGACAAAGTCGGCATGTTTCCGCCTGACAAGCAACTCTACCCGGACTACGATCTGTCGTTAGAGCAAAGCATGGCTCAGGAGACGAAGCACTTTTTCCGGGAAGTGCTGCACGAGGGACTGACGCTTCACGAGTTCATCCACTCCGATTGGACGATGGTCAACTCACGTCTGGCTCAGTTTTACGAGTTGCCAGATTCGGTCGGTCACGATTTCGAACGAGTCACGTTGCAACCCGACGCCCATCGCGGCGGACTATTGAGCCAAGCCGCGATCCTTTCGTTGACATCAGACGGAACGCGCCATCGTCCAGTCCATCGGGGAAAGTACATCCTGGAAACGTTCTTCGGAAAATCGCCCCCTCCGCCGCCGGCCAATGTCGATCCAATTCCGACCAACCCGGTCGATTCTCCCAAGTCGACTCTGCGTCAAAAGCTGCAAGCCCATGTGCACGACGCGACCTGTGCTAGTTGCCATCGCAAGATCGATCCGCTTGGCCTTGCTTTTGAGAACTTCGACGCCATCGGTCATTGGCGAACCCAGGAAAGCGTGCGCGGATCTGGCGAAGACCCCGCAGTGGATCCGTCTGGACAATTGGCCGATGGGCGCAGCTTTCAAACGCCTGCCGAGTTTAAACATTTAATGCTGCAAGATATCGATAAGTTCAACGCAGCGTTCATTGAAAAGCTAGCGACCTACGGAATGAGGCGCGCGATGACCTTCGAAGACCGTGAAGATCTAGAAACGATCGCCGCAGTCAGCCGTGCGAGCGACTATCGCTTGCGAGAGATCCTCGAAGCGTTCGTCCTGTCCGACTTGTTCCAAAAGCGTTAAACCCGCCTCTCCTGCGTCCCGATCCCCAAGGTGAGATCCGATGAGCAATTTCAACATGAATCGATGGCACGTCAATCGCCGCCAATTGCTGCGAGGCGCCGGCGTCTCCCTGGCCTTGCCGTTGCTCAACGCGATGGAACTTCCGACGTTATACGCAGCGTCGCGCCCCGCGTCATCCCAACCGAAGCGGAGCGTCTTCCTCTACATTCCCAACGGCGTGAACACGCTGACCTGGCAAATCCAACAAGCAGGCGCCGATTACCAATTCAGCGATCCTATGAAGTCGCTCGAACGGCATCGGAACGATGTGACGCCGATCAGCGGCCTACATCACCCGATGGTGCTCGGCAAGCATCATAACTGCGACAAGGTTTGGCTGACCGGAGCGAACGTGCCGTCGGACGGCGGAGCCTTTCGCAATACGGTTTCGGCCGACCAACTGATGGCCGAAGTCCAAGGGCCGTCAACTCGCTTCGCTTCCGTTGAACTCGCGATTGAAGGGCACTCGCTGGCCTGGTCCAAAGATGGCATTCCGATCCCGGCCGAACGCAATACGCGTGTGATCTTCAACCGCTTGTTCGGCGTAGAAAAACAGAGCAAAAGTGAAGTGCGCCGACGGCTGAATCGACGAGGCAGCATTTTGGATGCAGTCGCCGAGGATGCGAGTCGCGTCCAGCGTAAACTCGGAACCGAGGACCGCTCGAAGCTTGAGGAGTACTTGACTGCCGTTCGCCAAGTTGAAGTTCGTACGACGCGGGCCGAATCTTGGCTGGACGTGCCTAAACCGACGATCCAGCCGCAAGAGGAAGCTCGCCTGACGCGGAAGCTGGACATGAGCCAAGTCACCGAATACTACCGTCTGTTCTTCGATCTGATGGTTCTCGCTCTGCGAACCGATTCGACCCGGGTTATTACCTGCATGATTTGCAGCGAATCAAACGGCGGAGCGATTCCCGACATCGGCATCTCGCAAACACGGCACGGACTCTCTCACCACAACGGCGATCCAGAGCAACTGCGACGCTTGACGGCGACCGATACGTTCCTGGTCGAACAGTACAGCTACTTCCTCGATCAATTGAAGTCGCATTACGACGATGATCAGCCGTTACTGGATACGACGCAAGTTCTCTGGGGAAGCGGCATGGCCTATGGACATAGTCACGGTAACGCCAACTTGCCGACGATTCTGGCCGGCGGCAAGGCCTTGGGTCTGAAGCATGGCCAGCATGTCGACTTCAATCTGCCGAAGATCGGCCAGTATGACGTCACCAATACCGACGGCCATTATCGAATCTGTTCTCGTCCAGTTGACGGAAACGCGCGTCTGAGCAATCTGCTGCTGACCATGTTGCAGCGGATGGATGTCGAGGTCGAACAGTTTCAAGACAGCGTCGGACCGATTTCCGAGATCGTTACGTAACGCGTTCCTTTTCATTTTATGCACGAAATCGTAGGCCTCCTATGCCAACTCTCCATCGATGCCTATGGACGATCCTTCCTTTCGTTCTGTTGGTCAGCGATCTGAACGCGCAGCCCCAGTCGAAGTTTCGTACCGATGAAAATCTCGATTCGACTCTCCCCTGGTTTCAGCTCGTCGATGGAAAGTTTCCCCCAGCCAGCGCAGCGCACGCAATCTCTGGCGAATTGATCTCACTCGATCATGTTGAACGCAGGTTCCAGATCCGAGTCGATCGAGACGACACGCAGGACAAAGGAAGACTCGACCTACCGCTCGAAGCCGACATGCTTCCGTACGGTTCGATTTATTACGTCGGCAGTCCGGCTGCGTTGCAACATATTCCTCTTATGACGCACCTGCACGGCCTCTTTTTTCTGGCAGATCCCCAGGAGAAAGCAGACAAGCCGGACGGTCCTTATGGACGGACCACCAAGGATGTCAACTTTCGTCGCTGCCTGCGTCTGGAGGATGACTTCTCGTTCTATGCTCGGCAGAATCTAACGTGGAAGATTGACGCGGTGAACCATGACGAAATGACCCTCACAGCGACGCTCCGGCATGCCGGAAAACCGGTTGGCGATTCGCAGACATTTGATCTGGTGAGCAGCACGCGCGTCTTCCAAGGAACAGGCTTCGCAAAGCTGGAGTCGATTGAAGTTGGCCAAGAAGTGCTGTTCAACTTGACGTGGGCGACCCTTTACGGCCCGGGACGCATCCAAGAAATTTGGCTCGATCAAGCAAGTCGCGATCTCGCCACCGAACTTCAACAGAACCAACATCGCGTGCATACGCGCGACCGCGGCTTGGCTGGGTGGATTGATGCGGTGGACGACGATAAGCGAATCGTCACCATCACTTTCTTCGACGGGGTCGACCCGACGTTGTTCGACGAATTAGAAGAGACGGACGAAAAGCGGCACGGCTGGCCATTCTCGTATCCCGAAGACGATCCCCTCGCACCCAAGGGGGGCATTTGCGTTGCGCGAAAATCGCTGATGACCTACGACCCCGTAAATGATCGGAAAGGGGGTAACATCCTGCAGATCAATTCGGTCCCCAAGCGACCCGGCAACAGCGGCGTGCAAATCCAAGTGAAATGCGGAATGTTGCTCGAAGGATTTCGCCCAGGCGGCATCGTTCGCTTTTACCCCGCAACGTGGAAAGTCGTCGCATTGCCGCGCGAAGAACAATATTTCGGTAGGGAATAACAGGGATTTCGTTATCGTTGCAACCCGGTCGAAGGGGTCGTTTTTTTTTGCGCTGTTCAGATGTTCTTATCCCCATTACCATGAAAGGAGACCTCCCGCCGCCTCTCCCTCCTTCGTTTCCAACCTTCCATGGCATCCCGTTACCCTCTATATCTGCTATGCGCGCTATTGGCGCACGGCTGGATCTCCCCTGTCGGCGCTGTAGAGCCTGAGGCTGCAGACCACTTCGAGAAGAAGATCCGTCCAGTCCTGGCCCACTACTGCGCCGCGTGTCATGATCCTGATGATCCGAGCAACCACGTCGAGTTTCTGAAAGCGAACACGACGGCCGACCTTCAACATCTGCGCGGTATCTGGGGAAGCGCCGCTGCACAGCTTCGCAATCGTACGATGCCTCCCCCGGATGAAGAACAACCAAGCGAACAGCAGCGGCTGGAACTGGCGAATTGGATTGACGACCATTTACGGGCCACGGCTTGCGAACTTGGTCCGTATGCCGGCAACGTGACGACGCGGCGGCTGAATCGTTTGGAATATGAGAACACGATTCGCGATCTTATCGGCCCGCAGCTTGGATACGACGAAACGTTTCCGACCGATGGCGGCGGCGGCGAAGGATTTAATAACAACGGCGAAACGCTTTTCTTACCGCCGATGCTGATGGAACGCTACGTCGAAGCGGCCCAAGAGATTCTGGACGCCGCGATCATCACGCCGCCGTTGCGAGCAGAATTCACCGCTGACCAGTTATTACCGCTCGGCGAATCGCAGGACGATCAGGCACGCACCTTGAAGTCTGGGCACGAGCTATCGGCAGGCGCCGTCATCTATGTCGCCGGCGATTACGAGTTGTCCGCCGACGTTCGCAATCCGTCGAAGTCGGATTTGACCTTGGTCTTAAAACTCGATGGACTACCTGCCGACCGTTTCCAGCTGAGTTCTCAAGATAAAAAACAATCAGTCAACACCACTGTGCGACTGAATCGTGGTTTTCATGCGATCGCTCTCCATAACCCCCAGGATCAGCCGGATCTCCAGCTACTGCGATTGCAGGTAAAGGAATTGGGCATCCATCGTCCCCAAGACGCTCAACAATTCCATGATCAAATCTTCGCCGCGCAAGATGGCAAGTACGAAAAGAGCCGAGACGCAGCCGAGAAACTTCTCCGTCGATTCGCCGCTCGCGCTTTTCGTCATCCAGTGAGCGCTGACGACCTGGCGCCGTTTCTGGCTTTGTACGATCGTGCCGCTGACCGAGCGGATCCCTACGAGGAGCGCGTGAAGCTGGCCCTGAAAGGAATACTCGTCTCGCCCTATTTTCTCTTTCGCATGGAAGAGACGCCGAAGTCCCCAGAACTAGAGCGCATCGACGACTTCGCTTTGGCGACGCGACTGTCGTACTTTCTTTGGTCGAGCATGCCGGATGAGCGGCTGTTTGACTTGGCTCGTCAACAAAAGCTTCATGAAACGCCGGTGTTGCAAGCGGAAGTCCAGCGTATGCTGCAGGACGAGAAAGCCGATTCCTTCTTCGATACGTTTACCGGACAGTGGCTCGGCACGAAGGAAGTCGGGGGAAGCGTCGCCCCCATCAACGGCCAGTTCAAAGGCATTTACTCCAGCGAACTCGCGGCGGACTTTCGCGCCGAAGCAATCCAGCTAACGACGTACATCGTACGAGAGAACCGTTCGATCCTTGAGTTTCTCGACGCCGATTATTGTTTCCTCAACGATCGTCTCGCGAAGCACTATGACCTGCCGCAAGTCGAGGGGCATGAACTTCGCAAAGTGGATGTGTCCAACGGTCAACGCGGCGGACTATTAGGGCTCGGCGGCGTTCACATGGTGACCTCCTACCCGCAACGTTCGAGCCCGGTCCTGCGCGGCGCTTGGGTCCTGGAAACGTTGCTCGGCACGCCGGTGCCTAGCCCACCAGCCGATATTCCAGCTCTTCCGAAGAAGGTGAGCGCCAAAAGCGCGAAGACGTTCCGTCAGCAGTTGGAAAAGCATCGCGACAACGCTTCGTGCGCCGCTTGTCATGACCTGCTCGACCCTATTGGTTTCGGCCTGGACAATTTCGATCTGCTCGGACGCTGGCGCGATAAAACCGAGAACGGCCAAGCGGTCGATGCGAGCGGCGTGTTGCCTTCGGGAGAAAAATTCGCCGGGCCAGCCGAACTGAAAACGATTCTGCTGGCGAGAAAACAGGAATTCGCTCGTCATTTGAGCCGTAAGGTCTTAGGCTATGCGTTAGGACGGAGCTTGGAAGATCCTGATAGTTGCACCATTGAAGCGCTGGTCACGTCGCTGGAAGAGAACGACTTCCGCATGCAGACGTTGATAGAACAAATCGTCCTCAGCACGCCGTTTCGGTATCGCCAACGGATGGCCGCCGCCGATCCTTCCTCTCCCTAAGCCTACCTCCCGCATCCTACCCGTCCAACAAGGAGATCTACATGTCAAAGCCTATCTCGCGCAGGACGCTGCTACGGGGAACTGGCGCGGCGCT
The nucleotide sequence above comes from Blastopirellula sp. J2-11. Encoded proteins:
- a CDS encoding FecR domain-containing protein; its protein translation is MSKFNPHSSDELMSLARGYCDERLDAAQVRRLEELLRENPENQRRFIGYLDLHARLCWEARSGEPILAEPHEPKLTAPPSSALPRAVWFSAAIALTLLMGFVGWTFRIHPTAPPMQAIGLATVVRAVGRWGDDLETIRPGLKLESGIFELSQGVVELAWPSGVRMILESPARLELVDHQKAILHTGRVVTRVPPSGAGFVIETERVRLVDFGTEFGVSVGLSGSTDVQVYEGAVDAYSHVVNDQVPQDNRLHAGEAYSFDKTSRPLPFAPERFLRTFPQTPPKTKSELAYNHSEIEMIHVRLADQPPVIDGDLADWDLSAAFTTACIEPYAATYHAEGMIRYDDQRIYIAMHIADPAPMASMTDPEKEPDFFWTGGSVVLRVGADNQLGWPLNASKPGTPLQGRQRDPAKDASHQVVHIGMWYSKPKDASQLILQYGIRCDEQVLTSEGWQGAFQRDADGLGYTLEYAIDYELLHASPPQPGDVWPSTLAIHWSDQEGRTCMGRLLDITHQSQTPFRTFDAATWGKLVFDP
- a CDS encoding DUF1559 domain-containing protein, with translation MSRSSSHPKRPGFTLVELLVVIAIIGVLIALLLPAVQQAREAARRIQCSNNLKQMGLALHNYHDTHLVFPPMFIYTSPYEDTRSIGGGTGQLTMDTTRKTAWGWCAFLLPFHEQGALYELGGIGEGTYPAESAAACATVVSSFLCPSSSADAQVSGIEHGRNFFAEKIDDDDFLATASYVASHDNTAGREKDEIGQEIGGFGLNSKTRFAKIGDGSSNTIAVGERSYGKTAAYSANRTVPTWIGTCSADTNNEDFMFDIGGSCYYPINFSGGTDNDRGKTFGSQHPGGAQFVFFDGSVNFIPETIDLNTNTSVNSVFEYLIGIEDGHAIPAF
- a CDS encoding Ig-like domain-containing protein; translated protein: MKAPIALIVLATIALVGCGPGANSDLGEVKGLVKLDGSPLPNAQVQFQPTQGRPSYGLTDANGVFELQYTGTAAGALIGSHRVLVSTAISQENGQTAPELVPAKYNSKSDLQKEVQPGVNEYEFDLVSR
- a CDS encoding sigma-70 family RNA polymerase sigma factor, yielding MDQQKHQRFAELFVRNEAAVYRYIVSLIPNRADADELFQQTNLTLWTIWDRYDPDREFLSWAFGIARNEFRNFIRRRKNRHCELTDDVIAELTERRLREQEHLVEQQETLNDCLEKLPSKQRDLIHLCYGSEASMKVVAKQRGQSPDALYKALQRIRDLLYDCVQRNLVLASRS
- a CDS encoding DUF1592 domain-containing protein, whose amino-acid sequence is MTRKTAIAFLTALSLLTIGRSLAAAAPNFKQDIAPYLQANCIHCHGPKTQEGEFRIDTLSPNIGYESTPQWAEIMQRITSGEMPPEDAENLPSAQESAQIVEWLAARIEEGEAARMAQRGRVTYNRLTRDEYVNTVRDLIGVHFDATDPGGFPADPQWRGIQRIGSILTLAPSNIEKYLLAAETILSEAYPQKEAEFIDVTRRAVPDGRISKEHKERLSKLGQLDKVRYEMWAGDLYRDSNFKRLPAPGIYEMSIKLSGLKPEGGRAPRLYVYENSLDRVLFEHDIIAPEEEPITVTFRAHLPAGNPSVHIINEIPGLSTNFRSGRHGGRPFVSIKDGRLPWQMKLTDGAGKPLHPFLILDSISWRGPFITEQEQRRREEYWPAEEGNLHHVREGLRNLAQRAFRRPVSELEIDTYMRIVQAELDAGEQFSDAVKAGMLTILCSKSFLYIAEGDEAKVRHTLNDWEIASRLSYLFWSTMPDDELFQLAEARKLQDKAELRRQVKRMLADPKADRFCESFPQQWLQLDKVGMFPPDKQLYPDYDLSLEQSMAQETKHFFREVLHEGLTLHEFIHSDWTMVNSRLAQFYELPDSVGHDFERVTLQPDAHRGGLLSQAAILSLTSDGTRHRPVHRGKYILETFFGKSPPPPPANVDPIPTNPVDSPKSTLRQKLQAHVHDATCASCHRKIDPLGLAFENFDAIGHWRTQESVRGSGEDPAVDPSGQLADGRSFQTPAEFKHLMLQDIDKFNAAFIEKLATYGMRRAMTFEDREDLETIAAVSRASDYRLREILEAFVLSDLFQKR